Proteins encoded in a region of the Scyliorhinus torazame isolate Kashiwa2021f chromosome 1, sScyTor2.1, whole genome shotgun sequence genome:
- the LOC140410684 gene encoding protein PML-like, giving the protein MATGSELKVEEYFQCLICNQPVTKPKLLLCLHTFCEGCVQKEYHGKGVECPICGMMTNGDLNSLPDNVFAANLQEKVKKQQQILASNELCCVSCEDSATPEFMCLECDKLLCTKCLHTHQVLMTDHKKYVQTLGTLRKLDSDEFLKILRRPKHLFCSTHDDQQLSLYCTTCSVWLCVLCLVLEHKDHNCCGIRKQIATQKNEFREMLGTVEENERKFSKTQGDLELLIDKLNSGKYNMEELIRARVTAAIEKVKEEEDRLLNELKELHSARIQKLQEDLMRTENVLKRMSASKSLVSQLLRYATEQEVLELQGSIKSALNSLREEKPLNVQMANTVIDFQECWVYPEKLLGNLIITKLRPEAVPDGKLRLSGHKTPNLYVKECLPIMIPKAFFKRDMEQTSRKCCDKRKRDADTETQPPTKQCVKEEAVELIQIDSENSN; this is encoded by the exons ATGGCAACTGGATCAGAACTTAAAGTGGAGGAATATTTTCAGTGTTTGATTTGCAACCAGCCGGTCACAAAACCaaagctgctcctatgtcttcaCACCTTTTGTGAAGGTTGTGTACAGAAAGAATATCACGGGAAAGGTGTCGAATGTCCCATTTGTGGGATGATGACCAATGGAGATCTCAATTCCCTGCCGGACAACGTATTTGCGGCaaatttacaggaaaaagtgaaaaAACAGCAGCAAATCCTGGCAAGCAATGAGTTGTGCTGTGTCTCCTGTGAGGACAGTGCTACTCCTGAGTTCATGTGCTTGGAGTGTGATAAGCTCCTGTGTACAAAGTGCCTCCATACACATCAGGTGCTAATGACGGATCATAAGAAGTATGTTCAGACCTTGGGCACATTGAGGAAATTGGATTCTGATGAGTTCTTGAAGATCCTTAGAAGACCAAAGCATCTATTTTGCAGTACTCATGATGACCAGCAACTCAG TCTCTACTGCACCACCTGCTCAGTGTGGTTGTGTGTCCTGTGTCTGGTGCTGGAACACAAGGACCACAATTGCTGTGGCATCAGGAAACAGATTGCCACACAGAAGAATGAGTTCCGAGAGATGCTGGGTACAGTGGAAGAGAATGAAAGAAAGTTCAGCAAAACACAGGGAGACCTGGAGTTGCTCATAGACAAGCTGAACAGTGGCAAGTATAACATGGAAGAACTGATCAGAGCAAGAGTTACTGCTGCCATTGAAaaggtgaaggaggaggaggacagGCTACTGAATGAGCTGAAGGAACTTCACTCAGCCAGAATCCAGAAGCTGCAGGAAGATTTGATGAGAACTGAAAATGTGTTAAAAAGAATGTCTGCGAGCAAAAGCCTTGTGTCCCAGCTGCTTCGCTATGCTACAGAGCAGGAGGTCTTGGAGCTGCAAGGATCAATTAAATCAGCACTCAACAGCCTCCGGGAAGAGAAACCCCTGAATGTACAAATGGCGAACACGGTGATAGATTTTCAGGAGTGTTGGGTTTATCCAGAGAAGTTGCTGGGCAACCTGATCATCACGAAAT TGAGACCAGAAGCAGTTCCAGATGGGAAGTTAAGATTGTCTGGACACAAGACACCGAACCTGTATGTTAAAGAG tgccttcctattatgatccccaaggcctttttcaaacgg GATATGGAGCAGACTTCTCGAAAATGCTGCGACAAAAGGAAACGAGATGCAGATACGGAAACACAACCTCCTACAAAACAGTGTGTGAAAGAGGAGGCAG